The following coding sequences lie in one Chloroflexota bacterium genomic window:
- a CDS encoding SRPBCC domain-containing protein yields MKLVRSEIEINAPAQKIWNIIIDFEHYPEWNTFTPRLGAKRIVVGEEFTLDCQMTEKQLLKDEHEAFLVYEPEKYKISWGTSRTRGRPGIKSFRWQICEPLDDRRTHFINYEEFHGVLTPVVNLLYSKKLQRAYDRYCQELKKRAES; encoded by the coding sequence ATGAAGTTAGTGCGCAGTGAAATCGAGATCAATGCTCCGGCGCAGAAGATTTGGAATATCATTATCGACTTTGAGCACTACCCCGAGTGGAACACTTTCACTCCCAGGTTAGGGGCCAAGAGAATAGTGGTTGGCGAAGAGTTTACCCTCGACTGCCAGATGACGGAGAAGCAGCTTCTGAAAGACGAGCACGAGGCCTTCCTGGTCTACGAACCCGAAAAGTACAAGATAAGCTGGGGAACGTCAAGAACCAGGGGAAGGCCGGGAATCAAGAGCTTCCGCTGGCAGATCTGCGAGCCCCTGGACGATCGCCGCACCCATTTCATCAATTACGAGGAGTTCCATGGCGTGCTGACACCGGTGGTCAATCTGCTTTACAGCAAGAAACTGCAACGCGCCTACGACCGCTACTGCCAGGAGTTGAAGAAACGCGCCGAGTCATAG